From Stegostoma tigrinum isolate sSteTig4 chromosome 4, sSteTig4.hap1, whole genome shotgun sequence, a single genomic window includes:
- the scara5 gene encoding scavenger receptor class A member 5 isoform X2, translated as MENKDLPLIANEFQENGSMYEESLEFDGRNLSKLNLCEERPAGRRGTASNFCNHWNSMAGMKCAIVVLYLLIFVICIGIIIVAVPRYQPPPSDWKILTDNVTNLGEGFKDMRQIMEQKAPKEDVMDNIFKLHELFQNHTILFLQLSQSVQKLENKLQSFETRMDDINASMNDLEDDLQQFSSTNRQEIYNLSISINSAQSKLRHQQVNLKQITSNIGNLSRQIKEARWTLNAVNGTFTEDISIHHKSLQQLQIQVANVSEDAKILKVVQQNMEKQLKDEVAILSNVTEDLKLKDWEHSITLKNLTLVQGPPGPKGEKGDDGLDGLPGLSGVAGKRGLPGLTGTPGMPGLKGDPGERGLPGSSVKGQKGSWGRRGERGRKGEKGEKGDRDQHLMKSYYRKHGTGY; from the exons ATGGAGAACAAAGATCTGCCTCTCATTGCAAATGAGTTTCAGGAGAATGGGTCAATGTATGAAGAATCGCTTGAGTTTGACGGAAGGAATCTCTCAAAGCTGAACCTTTGTGAAGAAA GACCAGCTGGAAGGCGAGGGACAGCAAGCAACTTCTGCAACCACTGGAACTCAATGGCAGGGATGAAGTGTGCGATAGTAGTCCTGTATCTCCTCATTTTCGTTATTTGTATTGGAATTATCATTGTTGCAG TTCCCAGATATCAACCTCCACCTTCTGATTGGAAAATATTAACAGACAATGTTACAAACTTAGGCGAAGGCTTCAAAGACATGCGTCAAATAATGGAGCAGAAGGCACCCAAAGAAGACGTCATGgataatattttcaaactgcatgAGCTTTTCCAGAATCACACAATCCTATTCCTTCAACTGAGTCAGTCTGTTCAGAAACTGGAAAACAAGTTGCAGAGTTTTGAGACACGCATGGATGACATTAATGCATCTATGAATGATTTAGAAGATGATTTACAACAGTTCAGTTCAACAAACAGACAAGAGATATACAATTTGTCTATAAGTATAAACAGTGCACAGAGTAAACTGCGACACCAACAAGTAAACTTGAAACAAATAACATCAAACATAGGGAATCTTAGTAGGCAGATAAAGGAGGCACGTTGGACACTAAATGCAGTCAATGGCACCTTCACAGAGGATATAAGCATCCACCATAAAAGTCTACAACAGCTTCAAATACAAGTAGCAAATGTGTCAGAAGATGCAAAAATCTTGAAAGTCGTTCAGCAAAATATGGAGAAACAACTGAAGGATGAGGTTGCCATACTCAGCAATGTCACAGAAGACCTGAAACTGAAAGACTGGGAACATTCAATTACCCTGAAAAATCTTACGTTAGTGCAGG GGCCTCCTGGGCCAAAAGGTGAAAAGGGTGATGATGGATTGGATGGACTTCCTGGACTCAGTGGTGTAGCTGGGAAAAGAG GTTTACCTGGTTTGACAGGAACGCCTGGAATGCCAGGCCTCAAAGGAGATCCAGGAGAACGTGGCTTACCTGGATCTTCTGTTAAAGGACAAAAGGGATCATGGG
- the scara5 gene encoding scavenger receptor class A member 5 isoform X3, translating into MENKDLPLIANEFQENGSMYEESLEFDGRNLSKLNLCEERPAGRRGTASNFCNHWNSMAGMKCAIVVLYLLIFVICIGIIIVAVPRYQPPPSDWKILTDNVTNLGEGFKDMRQIMEQKAPKEDVMDNIFKLHELFQNHTILFLQLSQSVQKLENKLQSFETRMDDINASMNDLEDDLQQFSSTNRQEIYNLSISINSAQSKLRHQQVNLKQITSNIGNLSRQIKEARWTLNAVNGTFTEDISIHHKSLQQLQIQVANVSEDAKILKVVQQNMEKQLKDEVAILSNVTEDLKLKDWEHSITLKNLTLVQGPPGPKGEKGDDGLDGLPGLSGVAGKRGLPGLTGTPGMPGLKGDPGERGLPGSSVKGQKGSWGRRGERGRKGEKGEKGDRAPDEKLLPEAWHRILK; encoded by the exons ATGGAGAACAAAGATCTGCCTCTCATTGCAAATGAGTTTCAGGAGAATGGGTCAATGTATGAAGAATCGCTTGAGTTTGACGGAAGGAATCTCTCAAAGCTGAACCTTTGTGAAGAAA GACCAGCTGGAAGGCGAGGGACAGCAAGCAACTTCTGCAACCACTGGAACTCAATGGCAGGGATGAAGTGTGCGATAGTAGTCCTGTATCTCCTCATTTTCGTTATTTGTATTGGAATTATCATTGTTGCAG TTCCCAGATATCAACCTCCACCTTCTGATTGGAAAATATTAACAGACAATGTTACAAACTTAGGCGAAGGCTTCAAAGACATGCGTCAAATAATGGAGCAGAAGGCACCCAAAGAAGACGTCATGgataatattttcaaactgcatgAGCTTTTCCAGAATCACACAATCCTATTCCTTCAACTGAGTCAGTCTGTTCAGAAACTGGAAAACAAGTTGCAGAGTTTTGAGACACGCATGGATGACATTAATGCATCTATGAATGATTTAGAAGATGATTTACAACAGTTCAGTTCAACAAACAGACAAGAGATATACAATTTGTCTATAAGTATAAACAGTGCACAGAGTAAACTGCGACACCAACAAGTAAACTTGAAACAAATAACATCAAACATAGGGAATCTTAGTAGGCAGATAAAGGAGGCACGTTGGACACTAAATGCAGTCAATGGCACCTTCACAGAGGATATAAGCATCCACCATAAAAGTCTACAACAGCTTCAAATACAAGTAGCAAATGTGTCAGAAGATGCAAAAATCTTGAAAGTCGTTCAGCAAAATATGGAGAAACAACTGAAGGATGAGGTTGCCATACTCAGCAATGTCACAGAAGACCTGAAACTGAAAGACTGGGAACATTCAATTACCCTGAAAAATCTTACGTTAGTGCAGG GGCCTCCTGGGCCAAAAGGTGAAAAGGGTGATGATGGATTGGATGGACTTCCTGGACTCAGTGGTGTAGCTGGGAAAAGAG GTTTACCTGGTTTGACAGGAACGCCTGGAATGCCAGGCCTCAAAGGAGATCCAGGAGAACGTGGCTTACCTGGATCTTCTGTTAAAGGACAAAAGGGATCATGGG